The following proteins are encoded in a genomic region of Gammaproteobacteria bacterium:
- a CDS encoding PilW family protein, which translates to MMQSFRQQGLTLVELMVAATLGLVIMAGVIQLFISSKETYRINSFISQIQESGRFAIEAVAHDLRMAGYQGCADPKAVPPVNLVLNSAPVTHFKETSIIGGEGGASSDELLIRYASPQFTPLMEPSDPVNATLAIEQNTQNFTNGDVIMVADCASAHLVRLTNVALSTTTNASGVVTTKYILSYADTENDLTKLLKTYAKDTTRLMHLSSVRYRILDTGRTNSAGMAIKALYRKDLKDAQPVELVEGVENMQLLFGERLADGNLRYAAANDATLDMARVSSVRLGMLLETTELTGNRLDKQSYVLAGTRVGPNDGSTLGVTHEADRRYRRAFNITVFLRNRE; encoded by the coding sequence ATGATGCAATCATTCCGACAACAGGGCTTGACTTTGGTAGAGCTAATGGTGGCTGCAACCCTTGGTTTGGTCATCATGGCCGGGGTTATTCAGCTTTTCATCAGCAGTAAAGAAACCTACCGTATCAACAGTTTTATTTCCCAGATTCAGGAAAGCGGCCGTTTTGCCATTGAGGCCGTGGCTCACGATCTGCGTATGGCCGGGTATCAGGGTTGTGCTGATCCCAAGGCGGTACCTCCGGTTAATTTAGTACTGAATTCGGCACCGGTTACCCATTTTAAGGAGACTTCCATTATTGGGGGTGAGGGCGGTGCCTCTTCCGATGAGCTACTGATTCGTTATGCGTCGCCGCAGTTTACCCCGTTAATGGAGCCTTCCGATCCGGTTAATGCCACATTGGCGATTGAACAAAACACGCAAAACTTCACTAATGGGGATGTGATCATGGTGGCCGATTGCGCTTCAGCGCATTTAGTTCGTCTGACTAATGTGGCCCTGTCAACAACAACCAACGCCAGCGGAGTTGTCACCACCAAATACATTCTCAGCTATGCCGATACCGAAAACGACTTAACAAAACTGTTGAAAACTTATGCCAAAGATACTACCCGGTTGATGCATTTGAGCTCTGTTCGTTATCGCATTTTAGATACCGGCCGTACCAATTCTGCCGGTATGGCTATTAAAGCCTTGTATCGCAAAGACTTGAAAGACGCACAACCCGTGGAACTGGTGGAAGGCGTGGAAAACATGCAGCTTCTGTTTGGAGAACGCCTGGCAGACGGAAACTTGCGTTATGCCGCAGCTAACGACGCCACGCTCGACATGGCACGGGTCAGCAGTGTGCGATTGGGCATGTTGTTGGAAACCACAGAGTTGACGGGGAACCGCTTGGATAAACAGAGTTATGTTCTTGCAGGTACCAGGGTAGGTCCCAATGACGGATCCACGTTAGGGGTGACGCATGAGGCGGATCGTCGCTACCGGCGCGCTTTTAATATCACTGTATTTTTGAGAAACCGTGAATAG
- a CDS encoding PilX N-terminal domain-containing pilus assembly protein, whose protein sequence is MNHNSHFPYFPRQQGAVLMVSLVMLLLMTILGLTAMSSATMEQKMAANSQDINTTLQASESATRAVLTDLNVLGSAINSNAPVSADVRLDSGFNLANQPVKSQAAVTYLGESPVDGFSLGVSNKAFAAHHFQIAGKGTMSGNVTTETVQGIYRVGASNLK, encoded by the coding sequence ATGAATCACAATTCACATTTTCCATACTTTCCACGACAACAAGGCGCTGTACTCATGGTGAGCCTGGTCATGTTGCTGTTAATGACCATTTTGGGTTTAACCGCTATGAGCAGTGCCACCATGGAACAAAAAATGGCGGCAAATTCGCAGGATATCAACACCACCTTACAAGCTTCTGAAAGTGCCACTCGTGCGGTACTCACGGATTTAAATGTACTGGGTTCCGCCATTAACAGTAATGCCCCCGTGTCTGCGGACGTCCGGTTAGATAGTGGCTTCAATTTGGCGAATCAACCGGTTAAAAGCCAGGCTGCGGTGACGTATTTGGGAGAAAGCCCCGTTGACGGATTTTCGTTAGGTGTGTCCAACAAAGCCTTTGCGGCACACCATTTTCAAATCGCTGGCAAAGGTACGATGTCAGGCAATGTAACGACCGAAACTGTACAGGGAATATACCGTGTTGGTGCCAGCAACCTGAAATAA
- a CDS encoding ComF family protein has protein sequence MNNWIITDHILRGTCLLCEAPGLPGRDLCAPCYAELPISAHRCPVCALPLPGLSNTLCGHCIKTKPAFDQCVTVFDYGHPLDFLIRRFKYHQNLACGRLLAQLFLAAVHRKNSQFLCPPPQLIVPVPLHPQRLRQRGFNQALELGRVLSRSLGIPLQQHIVERVLHTEPQSSMSAIKRKTNLKQAFRVRSTLLQQLPKQHIAIVDDVLTTGSTANALAHSLKNHGVTQVSVWVLARAP, from the coding sequence ATGAACAACTGGATAATAACTGACCATATATTGCGCGGAACGTGTTTGTTGTGTGAGGCACCGGGTTTGCCAGGCCGGGATTTGTGTGCGCCTTGCTACGCGGAGTTGCCCATTTCTGCGCATCGTTGTCCCGTATGTGCCTTGCCCTTACCAGGCCTCTCCAATACCTTATGTGGCCATTGTATTAAGACAAAACCGGCATTTGATCAATGTGTTACGGTGTTTGACTATGGTCATCCGCTGGATTTTCTGATTCGGCGCTTTAAATATCACCAGAACCTGGCCTGCGGTCGCTTATTGGCACAATTGTTTCTGGCGGCCGTCCACCGTAAAAACTCACAGTTTCTTTGCCCACCGCCACAGCTCATTGTACCGGTTCCCTTACATCCGCAACGGTTGCGACAACGGGGCTTCAATCAAGCTTTGGAACTTGGGCGCGTGCTGTCCCGGTCTTTGGGTATTCCGTTGCAGCAACACATCGTTGAGCGAGTCTTGCACACCGAGCCACAATCTTCCATGTCAGCAATAAAAAGAAAAACCAATTTAAAACAAGCATTTAGAGTTAGATCAACATTATTGCAGCAGTTGCCTAAGCAACACATTGCCATAGTGGATGATGTGCTCACCACTGGCTCTACCGCCAATGCGCTGGCTCATTCTTTGAAAAATCATGGGGTTACACAGGTCAGTGTTTGGGTGCTGGCGCGCGCACCGTAA
- the bioF gene encoding 8-amino-7-oxononanoate synthase, whose amino-acid sequence MRLQKQLQQRREQHLYRQRRLVLGPQGPWLELEQGRTLNFCSNDYLGLANHPEVVKALQRGADIYGSGSGASHLICGHTRAHHQLELELAQFTGRSRALLFSTGYMANLGAICALTDKEDVVFQDKLNHASLIDAGRLSDAKLQRYPHRDTQALERLLLKTSSTGDKLIATDGVFSMDGHTAPLPQLVQLAQQHQAWLMVDDAHGLGVCGTHGKGSCDGYSEAQIPIFMGTLGKSLGSFGAFIAGSEELIETLIQTSRSYTYTTAMPAAVAEATRAALRLSISDDWRREKLQSLVLRFRSGAQQLGFELTDSHTPIQALIVGDNARAMQLSEALMQQNIWISAIRPPTVPKGSARLRITFSAAHEEQHVEQLLAALETAMSGLSKP is encoded by the coding sequence TTGCGGTTACAAAAACAACTGCAACAACGCCGGGAACAACACCTGTATCGGCAGCGCCGTTTGGTACTGGGACCCCAAGGACCCTGGCTGGAGCTGGAGCAGGGCCGAACCCTTAATTTTTGCAGCAATGACTACCTGGGCCTGGCTAACCACCCCGAGGTAGTGAAAGCACTGCAACGGGGAGCCGATATTTACGGCAGCGGCAGCGGTGCCTCTCATTTAATTTGCGGCCACACCCGGGCCCACCACCAACTGGAGCTGGAACTGGCCCAGTTCACAGGTCGATCCCGTGCCTTATTGTTTTCTACCGGATACATGGCCAATTTAGGAGCCATTTGTGCTTTAACCGATAAAGAGGATGTTGTATTCCAAGACAAGCTCAATCACGCCTCGTTAATCGATGCCGGACGTTTAAGTGATGCGAAACTGCAGCGTTACCCCCATCGCGATACGCAAGCCTTAGAGCGGCTGTTGTTGAAAACAAGTTCCACCGGCGACAAGCTTATTGCCACTGACGGGGTGTTCAGCATGGATGGACACACAGCACCGCTACCGCAATTGGTGCAGTTGGCACAACAACACCAGGCCTGGCTTATGGTGGATGATGCCCATGGCCTGGGGGTATGCGGCACACACGGCAAGGGCAGCTGCGATGGCTATTCCGAAGCACAAATTCCCATATTCATGGGAACCCTGGGCAAGAGCCTGGGCAGTTTTGGTGCTTTTATTGCCGGTAGTGAAGAATTAATCGAAACTTTGATTCAAACCAGCCGCAGTTACACCTACACCACAGCCATGCCCGCAGCAGTTGCCGAAGCCACCCGAGCGGCACTCAGACTTTCGATCAGTGACGATTGGCGCCGGGAAAAACTGCAATCCCTGGTGCTACGTTTTCGAAGCGGGGCACAACAATTGGGGTTTGAGTTAACCGATTCACACACCCCTATTCAGGCACTGATCGTCGGTGACAACGCCAGAGCCATGCAGCTCAGCGAGGCATTGATGCAACAAAACATCTGGATCAGTGCCATACGGCCTCCTACCGTACCCAAAGGCAGTGCCCGCTTACGCATTACCTTTAGCGCCGCCCATGAAGAACAGCATGTGGAGCAACTGCTGGCAGCACTGGAAACAGCCATGAGCGGACTCAGCAAGCCATGA
- a CDS encoding PilC/PilY family type IV pilus protein, producing the protein MAPKKSAVAAFCVMLFCGFPVLADDIEVFFGSGTSAGVTTNPAAPNVLFILDTSGSMRTEVGTSNLTRMQHMKAALHQILDTATGINVGLMRFNDPGGPILFPTAYIDSDITAVTSGTVPMVESRISSGTDDAEETGGVVDLASARLDVVYYGGSVGTYMRRVDFDTDDAEETAGGVLSRRSNSINIIPGQINGFRFRNTGIPKGATIQAAAMQLYANADSADAMVLQFQGELSNDALQFNSANKISPRTRTSAISSWVPDAWTAGLPYITPDIAPLIQEIVNQPGWLEDDLVIIQTASSAGAATPGSREVVPFDRNPAQAAGLQVVWTLGSPATQTMGLRFQNIGIPQGATITSAVVEFTVAQSNTTPYTSDLTIAGFNTGDAPTFSAAANDITARTLTTNTVAWQPGTWTNPDVVQTPDLKTVVQEIVNRSDWCGNNSMGFSIAGTDTVNRIAHSYDGNPQFAPVLKVTYTEPASGGCFNQTLVYRVNGSENDAEQLSNTSVDLTGNVINLSTSQTNGLRFSNILINQGTTILEADLTFVASADDTVASNVFIQGEAADNSLAFVSNNNNITDRALTTASVNWVPGNWIAGESYTSVDIKSVVQEIVNRTGWAPGNNLTLIQTADNGSRRARSFNNQPADAALLRIKVQNSGVAAAPPKLVRTRLKELVDDFTPSGYTPIVDTLYEAASYYGGASVLYGKNRGAQTTFGRLSHVDSYTGGNVQRSAGCTDTTLNSTACADERITGNPVYTTPILDSCQTSHIVLLTDGEANHNNSISLIKSRTGRTGCSPNTGGEACGRELVSWLASTDQNTTLASDQNVKTYTIGFNLDEGGQANAITFLQDLAARGGGNYYSASTSDQLVSAFQKIIRSILNTDTTFVSPGATVNQFNRLTHLNDIYFSVFKPAARPTWPGNLKRYELQGNPAVVVDSQNAPAVDPATGFFAATSQSFWTDTNVVDGNKVELGGAAGRISLTGRKVYTYTGTSQDLSHNTNNLHETNADLTNTLLGIGTATAAYREGLLQWARGVDVNDEDEDGLTTDVRAHMGAPLHSQAVVITYGGTATSQDNTVYLGTNEGYLHAIDSDTGDEVFAFVPQELLPNLDKFYANTVGSALPYGLDGAISFKKVDVNRDNTIDPAAGDSVYIYAGMRRGGRNYYALDVSNRAAPQLKWTLSGGSGDFTELGQTWSTPILATVRVGGANKEVLIFAGGYDPAQDDKVTRSADTQGRAIFMVDAETGALVWSGGHAAGTFSQTFTDMNYSIPSDITVIDMNMDGLVDQMYVGDMGGQLWRFDINNGAAVDALVSGGVIADFALNNTSPAVNDAANNRRFYYAPDVAKITSGANTFLSISIGSGYRAHPLNTTVQDRFYMLRSTDIYQKPATYTKVTDADMYNATQNLIGESTGTALTTEVAALGAAKGWYIDMENSGEKVLAQSVTVNNQVLFTTFEPSVNTSACSTGNGTGRLYVVNVVDATPTINTTGDATLVKADRVTGLARNGIPPSPSVLFPSDGYTSNPVLCIGAECNTNLDFGAILKKTFWREDTRN; encoded by the coding sequence ATGGCACCGAAAAAAAGTGCTGTTGCCGCCTTTTGCGTTATGCTGTTCTGCGGCTTTCCGGTTTTGGCGGATGATATCGAAGTGTTTTTCGGCAGCGGTACCAGCGCCGGTGTGACCACCAATCCTGCCGCTCCGAATGTATTGTTTATTTTGGATACTTCGGGTTCTATGCGCACTGAGGTAGGTACCAGCAATCTGACCCGTATGCAGCATATGAAAGCCGCATTACATCAAATTCTGGATACCGCTACCGGTATCAACGTGGGCTTAATGCGATTTAACGATCCCGGCGGTCCCATTTTGTTTCCGACTGCCTATATTGATTCGGATATTACTGCTGTGACCTCCGGTACTGTACCCATGGTGGAATCACGTATCTCATCCGGTACCGATGATGCCGAAGAAACCGGGGGCGTAGTGGACCTGGCCAGTGCCCGCCTGGATGTGGTGTATTATGGCGGATCAGTAGGTACCTATATGCGCCGTGTGGATTTCGATACAGATGATGCTGAAGAGACTGCCGGTGGTGTATTGTCGCGTCGCAGCAACAGCATCAATATTATACCCGGTCAGATTAACGGGTTTCGATTTCGCAATACAGGTATCCCAAAAGGTGCGACCATTCAGGCGGCAGCCATGCAATTGTATGCCAATGCCGATTCAGCCGATGCTATGGTTTTGCAGTTTCAAGGCGAGCTGAGCAACGATGCGCTGCAATTTAATAGTGCTAACAAAATTTCCCCGCGAACCCGCACCAGTGCAATCAGTTCCTGGGTGCCGGATGCCTGGACGGCGGGCTTACCCTATATTACGCCCGATATTGCTCCTTTGATTCAGGAAATTGTCAACCAGCCCGGTTGGCTGGAAGATGATCTGGTTATTATCCAAACTGCGAGTTCAGCGGGCGCCGCCACCCCAGGTTCACGAGAGGTCGTTCCCTTTGATAGAAACCCAGCTCAGGCGGCCGGCTTGCAGGTGGTGTGGACCCTGGGTTCGCCGGCAACGCAAACCATGGGCTTGCGGTTCCAAAACATTGGTATTCCCCAGGGTGCGACGATTACCAGTGCCGTAGTGGAATTTACCGTGGCGCAAAGTAACACCACGCCTTACACCAGTGATTTGACCATTGCGGGATTCAACACCGGCGATGCCCCTACGTTTTCTGCGGCAGCAAACGACATCACCGCCAGAACCTTGACGACCAACACCGTAGCGTGGCAACCGGGAACATGGACCAATCCCGATGTAGTTCAAACCCCGGATTTGAAAACCGTGGTTCAGGAAATCGTGAATCGCAGCGACTGGTGTGGTAACAACTCCATGGGCTTTAGTATTGCAGGGACCGACACGGTAAACCGCATTGCCCACAGTTACGATGGGAACCCCCAGTTTGCCCCGGTGCTGAAGGTGACTTATACCGAACCGGCCAGTGGCGGTTGTTTTAATCAAACATTGGTGTACCGGGTCAATGGCTCGGAAAATGACGCCGAACAATTGAGTAATACTTCGGTGGATTTGACGGGGAATGTTATCAATCTTTCCACCAGCCAAACCAACGGTTTGCGTTTTAGCAATATTCTGATCAACCAAGGTACGACTATATTAGAGGCTGATTTAACCTTTGTAGCCAGTGCCGACGACACGGTTGCATCCAATGTCTTTATTCAAGGTGAGGCGGCGGATAATTCCCTGGCCTTTGTCAGTAACAACAACAATATTACTGACCGTGCCCTCACTACGGCCTCAGTGAATTGGGTGCCGGGTAATTGGATCGCCGGTGAAAGTTACACCTCAGTGGACATCAAGTCTGTTGTGCAAGAGATTGTGAACCGTACCGGTTGGGCTCCGGGTAACAATTTAACCTTGATCCAAACCGCCGATAACGGCAGTCGTCGAGCACGATCCTTTAATAACCAACCGGCGGATGCAGCCCTGCTGCGTATTAAAGTGCAAAACAGCGGTGTGGCCGCAGCTCCGCCAAAATTGGTACGTACTCGCCTGAAGGAATTGGTGGACGACTTTACACCTTCCGGATACACGCCCATTGTGGATACTCTGTATGAGGCGGCGTCCTACTATGGTGGTGCGTCGGTGTTATACGGTAAGAACCGCGGTGCACAAACCACTTTTGGTCGCCTCAGTCATGTGGATTCTTATACCGGTGGAAATGTACAACGTTCAGCAGGCTGTACCGATACGACGTTGAACTCCACGGCTTGCGCTGATGAACGAATCACCGGCAACCCCGTATATACCACACCCATATTGGATTCCTGCCAAACCAGCCACATTGTTTTGTTAACCGATGGTGAGGCCAATCATAACAATTCGATCTCGCTAATTAAATCCCGAACCGGTAGAACCGGTTGTAGCCCCAATACGGGCGGGGAGGCCTGTGGTCGTGAACTGGTGAGCTGGTTGGCCAGCACAGACCAGAATACCACGCTGGCTTCCGACCAGAATGTGAAAACCTATACCATTGGTTTCAATCTGGATGAAGGTGGTCAGGCTAATGCGATTACTTTCTTACAAGATCTGGCTGCCAGAGGTGGCGGTAATTACTACTCTGCCAGTACCTCGGATCAGTTGGTTTCCGCTTTTCAAAAGATTATTCGTTCTATTTTGAACACCGATACCACTTTCGTATCCCCGGGTGCTACGGTGAATCAGTTCAACCGCCTGACCCACTTAAACGATATTTATTTTTCCGTGTTTAAACCGGCTGCCCGACCCACGTGGCCCGGCAACTTGAAACGCTACGAGCTGCAAGGGAATCCGGCTGTGGTGGTGGATTCGCAAAATGCTCCGGCAGTGGATCCGGCTACGGGATTCTTTGCGGCCACATCGCAGAGTTTCTGGACCGATACTAACGTCGTGGATGGCAATAAAGTGGAGCTGGGTGGTGCCGCCGGACGTATCAGTCTGACGGGCCGCAAAGTGTACACGTATACAGGGACAAGCCAGGATTTGAGTCACAACACCAACAACCTGCATGAAACCAATGCCGATCTTACCAATACCCTGTTAGGAATCGGTACAGCCACAGCGGCGTATCGTGAAGGACTGTTGCAATGGGCTCGTGGTGTGGATGTTAACGATGAGGATGAAGATGGCTTGACCACAGACGTTCGTGCTCATATGGGCGCCCCCTTGCATTCTCAGGCGGTGGTCATCACCTATGGTGGGACGGCCACCAGCCAGGATAACACGGTTTACCTGGGTACCAATGAAGGTTACTTACACGCTATCGACAGTGATACGGGGGACGAGGTTTTTGCGTTCGTACCACAGGAGCTGTTGCCCAATTTGGATAAGTTTTATGCCAATACTGTGGGTTCGGCGCTGCCTTATGGTTTGGATGGCGCTATCAGCTTTAAAAAAGTGGACGTGAATCGCGACAATACCATCGATCCTGCCGCCGGCGATTCCGTTTATATCTACGCGGGAATGCGCCGCGGCGGACGCAATTATTACGCCCTGGATGTATCCAACCGCGCCGCACCGCAGTTGAAGTGGACCCTGAGCGGGGGCAGTGGCGATTTTACAGAGCTGGGCCAAACCTGGTCCACGCCCATACTGGCGACGGTTCGAGTCGGTGGCGCGAACAAAGAAGTACTGATTTTTGCCGGGGGTTACGATCCTGCCCAGGACGATAAGGTGACTCGTTCCGCAGATACTCAAGGGCGCGCCATTTTTATGGTGGATGCAGAAACAGGCGCATTGGTGTGGTCCGGCGGTCATGCTGCGGGTACATTCTCCCAGACTTTTACGGATATGAACTACAGCATCCCCTCGGATATTACTGTGATTGATATGAACATGGACGGCTTGGTTGATCAAATGTATGTGGGGGACATGGGCGGCCAGTTGTGGCGTTTTGACATCAACAACGGTGCGGCGGTAGATGCGCTGGTATCCGGTGGCGTGATTGCCGATTTTGCCCTGAACAATACCAGTCCAGCTGTAAACGATGCGGCCAACAACCGCCGCTTCTATTACGCGCCGGATGTGGCCAAAATTACCAGCGGTGCCAACACCTTCCTGTCGATTTCCATCGGTTCGGGTTACCGCGCCCATCCGCTGAACACCACGGTCCAGGATCGTTTCTATATGCTGCGTTCCACCGATATCTATCAAAAGCCGGCGACCTACACTAAAGTCACCGATGCGGATATGTATAATGCCACTCAAAATCTTATCGGTGAAAGCACCGGCACCGCATTGACCACCGAAGTGGCAGCCCTGGGTGCCGCAAAAGGCTGGTATATCGATATGGAAAACAGCGGTGAGAAAGTATTGGCGCAGAGTGTTACGGTGAATAATCAGGTCTTGTTCACCACTTTTGAGCCCTCCGTGAACACCTCTGCTTGTAGCACCGGAAACGGTACCGGTCGACTTTATGTGGTCAATGTGGTGGATGCTACGCCGACCATTAATACCACCGGTGATGCTACCCTGGTGAAAGCGGATCGGGTGACCGGGCTGGCCAGAAACGGTATTCCGCCTTCGCCATCAGTGCTGTTCCCCAGCGATGGCTATACCTCCAACCCGGTATTGTGTATAGGTGCGGAGTGTAATACCAATTTGGATTTTGGTGCCATTCTTAAGAAAACCTTCTGGCGAGAAGATACGCGGAATTAA
- the pilV gene encoding type IV pilus modification protein PilV, with product MGFRPTSNMAQAKGATMVEVLVSLLILSLGLLGVAGLQTTGLRSNQSAYLRSQATHIASDMADRMRANLPAVDAGNYDNVNSNSVPADPGCIKSATGCTSTQLAQHDIREWSLTSKNALPLFVGTVSKDGMSTAEASDDVYVITVRWNDVADKNLPTKSLIIRVRM from the coding sequence ATGGGATTCCGTCCAACTTCCAACATGGCCCAGGCAAAGGGTGCAACCATGGTAGAGGTTCTGGTATCCCTGCTAATCCTTTCTTTAGGGCTCTTGGGGGTCGCGGGCTTACAAACCACCGGCCTGCGCAGTAACCAGAGTGCCTATTTGCGCTCTCAGGCTACCCACATTGCTTCGGATATGGCCGATCGAATGCGGGCTAATTTGCCCGCGGTAGATGCGGGTAATTACGACAATGTTAATTCCAACTCTGTCCCAGCCGATCCCGGATGTATTAAGTCAGCTACCGGTTGCACATCTACTCAACTGGCGCAGCATGATATTCGGGAGTGGTCTTTAACCAGTAAAAATGCCTTGCCTCTGTTCGTGGGTACAGTCAGTAAGGACGGGATGAGCACGGCAGAAGCCAGTGATGACGTTTATGTCATTACCGTGCGTTGGAACGATGTGGCGGATAAAAATTTACCCACTAAAAGTCTGATCATTCGCGTGCGAATGTAG
- the bioB gene encoding biotin synthase BioB, protein MDQTQFDRIDAITHRILDGGEMTLEEAHWMIGLDSDYLPWLMAGADRLRKTFRGNEVEVCAISNVRSGNCSENCSFCSQSGHYQTSAPVYNYIDTHTLSAQAKQARQWGASDFGVVSKGWGVRSQKEKNQLSRYFQTLEQDSDIGRCASLGVLDRESAQFLKDAGLENYHHNLECAESYFDNVCTTHTYQENIDTIQHARDAGLRVCAGGILGMGESLEQRIELAHTLRQLGVESVPLNFLNPQAGTPMATQQPMEPMEILKCIAVYRYMLPKAEIRIAGGRQFLGDLQAMIFMAGASGVMIGDYLTTKGRQVEDDLQMLRDQNLRPRGDTQQRRDQQKTL, encoded by the coding sequence ATGGACCAAACTCAATTCGACCGCATTGATGCTATCACACATCGCATTTTGGACGGTGGCGAAATGACACTGGAAGAAGCCCACTGGATGATCGGCCTGGATAGCGATTATCTGCCCTGGCTCATGGCCGGTGCCGATCGTTTACGCAAAACCTTCCGCGGCAATGAAGTGGAAGTCTGTGCCATTTCTAACGTACGTTCCGGTAACTGCTCCGAAAACTGCTCTTTTTGCTCTCAAAGCGGTCATTATCAAACCAGTGCACCAGTATACAACTATATAGACACCCATACCCTAAGCGCTCAAGCCAAGCAGGCGCGCCAATGGGGAGCCAGTGACTTTGGTGTGGTCTCCAAAGGCTGGGGCGTACGCTCGCAGAAGGAAAAAAATCAGTTAAGTCGATACTTCCAAACCTTGGAGCAGGACAGCGACATCGGCCGTTGTGCCAGCCTGGGTGTACTGGACCGGGAAAGTGCCCAGTTCTTAAAAGATGCAGGCTTGGAAAATTATCACCACAATCTGGAATGTGCCGAGAGTTACTTTGATAATGTGTGCACCACCCACACTTATCAGGAAAACATTGACACCATCCAACATGCCCGTGATGCGGGGCTTCGGGTTTGTGCCGGTGGCATTTTAGGTATGGGTGAAAGCCTGGAACAACGCATTGAATTAGCCCATACCTTGCGCCAGTTAGGAGTAGAATCCGTGCCGCTGAATTTTCTCAATCCGCAAGCAGGCACTCCCATGGCGACACAGCAACCCATGGAACCCATGGAAATTCTCAAATGCATCGCAGTTTATCGCTATATGCTGCCCAAAGCCGAAATTCGTATCGCCGGCGGTCGCCAGTTTCTGGGAGATTTGCAAGCCATGATTTTCATGGCCGGCGCATCCGGTGTCATGATCGGAGACTACCTCACCACCAAAGGCAGGCAGGTGGAAGACGATTTGCAAATGTTACGGGATCAAAATTTACGCCCCAGAGGCGATACCCAACAGCGACGTGACCAACAAAAGACGCTGTAG
- a CDS encoding GspH/FimT family pseudopilin: MKFSKQSSGFTLIELLVALAIVAIVASQAVPNFRVMIQNNKLIAQKNEFITTINLARSEAVKRGNRITVCASSNQSSCNSTDWSQGWIVFSDIDADTVLDSGTGACLDTEDCLLRVGSGTADIKLLSSGFAHNGYIQYLSRGTVDSAGTFTFCDSRGNSSARATNINSMGRIISAQDANDDGIVDDLAGNNVVCTL, from the coding sequence ATGAAGTTTTCCAAGCAGTCTTCCGGTTTTACCTTGATCGAACTCCTCGTTGCCTTGGCCATTGTGGCCATTGTGGCCAGCCAAGCGGTTCCCAATTTTCGAGTGATGATACAAAACAATAAGTTAATCGCTCAAAAGAACGAATTTATAACCACAATCAACCTGGCTCGAAGCGAAGCGGTGAAGCGCGGTAACCGCATTACCGTCTGTGCCAGTTCAAATCAAAGCAGTTGCAATAGCACCGATTGGTCCCAAGGTTGGATTGTATTTTCCGATATAGATGCCGATACCGTATTGGATAGCGGAACAGGAGCTTGTCTGGACACGGAAGACTGTTTGTTGCGTGTGGGCAGCGGTACGGCTGACATTAAATTATTATCCAGCGGTTTTGCACACAACGGCTACATCCAGTATTTGTCCAGAGGGACTGTTGATTCTGCCGGTACTTTTACGTTCTGCGACTCTCGCGGTAACAGCAGTGCCAGGGCTACCAACATCAACAGTATGGGTCGAATTATCAGCGCCCAGGATGCCAATGATGACGGTATCGTGGATGATCTTGCCGGGAACAATGTGGTGTGTACACTGTAA